From the Serratia nematodiphila DZ0503SBS1 genome, one window contains:
- a CDS encoding response regulator transcription factor, which translates to MGQDYALVVDDHPLVASGIANFLSTHCRFKQAHVVTNEESCYRHIRENGPPRLLVIDFWLSSGTALKLLKEVKQRYPQVRILVVSGDENNDIWQKVNNAGGHGFVLKNEPPELFARAVFALNNNQEWFPDGNEATVKSHHEHLNKFNLTPRQIDVLTMMLRGLPNKRIATQLSISEPTVKEHISNILKKIGVNSRVEAITLLHGKRDPSS; encoded by the coding sequence TTGGGGCAGGATTATGCGTTGGTCGTTGATGACCATCCATTGGTAGCAAGCGGCATCGCCAATTTTCTCAGCACGCATTGCCGATTCAAACAGGCGCATGTGGTGACCAATGAAGAGAGTTGCTACCGCCATATTAGGGAAAATGGCCCACCGCGTTTACTGGTGATCGATTTTTGGCTCTCTTCCGGTACCGCGTTGAAATTACTCAAAGAAGTAAAACAACGTTATCCGCAGGTACGGATTTTGGTGGTCAGCGGCGACGAGAATAACGATATCTGGCAGAAAGTTAACAATGCCGGCGGGCATGGATTCGTGTTAAAAAACGAACCGCCGGAATTATTCGCCAGGGCGGTTTTTGCGCTGAATAATAATCAGGAATGGTTCCCTGACGGTAATGAAGCCACCGTTAAAAGCCACCATGAACACTTAAATAAATTCAATTTAACGCCGAGGCAAATCGACGTATTAACTATGATGCTGCGCGGCCTGCCAAATAAAAGAATTGCGACGCAGCTGTCTATTTCCGAACCCACCGTCAAAGAACATATCAGCAATATATTGAAAAAGATAGGCGTCAACAGCCGGGTGGAAGCCATCACGCTGTTGCACGGCAAACGGGATCCGTCGTCATGA
- a CDS encoding lipoprotein, producing MKKPLIALTVTMMLAGCSTLKTDQAIPLLQAETAKMLGLGSSDEITVTNVNGAQPDALGGQKLSYRATTEKGRIFDCSSLMMPGILGSSPSLSAPTCTPVVTHK from the coding sequence ATGAAGAAACCACTTATCGCTTTAACCGTTACGATGATGCTAGCCGGTTGTTCCACCCTGAAAACCGATCAGGCCATTCCATTGCTGCAGGCGGAAACCGCCAAAATGCTGGGGCTGGGATCGTCGGACGAAATTACCGTGACCAACGTCAATGGCGCGCAGCCGGATGCGCTGGGCGGCCAAAAACTTTCTTATCGCGCCACCACGGAAAAAGGCCGCATTTTCGATTGCTCGTCGCTGATGATGCCGGGAATTTTAGGTTCATCGCCGTCGCTGAGCGCGCCGACCTGTACGCCGGTGGTCACGCATAAATAA